One genomic window of Deltaproteobacteria bacterium includes the following:
- a CDS encoding response regulator transcription factor, producing MEREIGTKCQAGGDGYQTPRNLNKDMTHPRLILWDCQGKDEDECLYDFDSNYKDESSQDLIAFINVQADLAIEEEAVARGVRGLFYEPEVLDFLPKGIRAIFKGELWLSRQVMSQYILRKRSFVSNHPKKASKILSQREIEILSLICIGATNEEIAQELTISPHTVKSHIYNIFSKINVPNRLQAALWAGKNL from the coding sequence TTGGAACGGGAGATTGGGACAAAGTGTCAGGCTGGCGGTGACGGTTACCAAACCCCCCGCAACCTTAATAAAGATATGACCCATCCAAGGCTTATCCTTTGGGATTGTCAAGGAAAAGATGAGGATGAATGTCTATATGATTTTGACTCTAATTACAAGGATGAGTCGTCTCAGGACCTGATAGCCTTTATTAACGTCCAGGCCGACCTGGCGATCGAAGAAGAAGCGGTAGCCAGAGGAGTTCGGGGTCTCTTTTACGAGCCGGAGGTCTTGGATTTCCTTCCTAAAGGTATTCGAGCTATTTTTAAGGGTGAATTGTGGCTGTCCAGGCAGGTGATGAGCCAGTATATTTTACGGAAACGATCATTTGTTTCAAATCATCCCAAGAAAGCCTCAAAAATACTTTCTCAAAGGGAGATTGAAATCCTAAGTTTAATCTGTATCGGGGCGACTAATGAAGAGATTGCACAGGAACTTACTATCAGCCCCCATACAGTTAAAAGTCATATCTATAATATTTTTAGTAAAATTAACGTTCCAAACCGTCTTCAAGCAGCTCTTTGGGCAGGTAAGAATTTATAA
- a CDS encoding capsular biosynthesis protein has product MSKLKKALEKAKETRGEENEAVVQAEQARPSTSLSQIEKEMERPQEEIKPTYRQTKVININQEYLRKNKIVSLFYQDETADQIRILRSQVLEKLKESGGNSILISSPNAGEGKTILAINLAFSIAQEVSRTTLLVDADLRKPFIHRYLGFEAEQGLSQYLLGEAELPDLLINPGIEKLTILPGGKPLPSSTELLGAPRMQSLVKELKGRYSDRYIIYDTTSLLTRADPIVFSHHIDGIILIVEAERTSNKDLQRTMELLKDRPIVGTLFNKARDVGL; this is encoded by the coding sequence AGAGGAAAACGAGGCAGTTGTTCAGGCCGAGCAAGCTAGGCCGAGCACCTCGCTTTCCCAGATTGAGAAGGAAATGGAGCGCCCACAGGAGGAAATCAAACCAACCTATCGCCAAACCAAAGTCATAAATATTAACCAGGAATACCTTCGGAAAAACAAAATCGTATCGCTTTTCTACCAGGATGAAACAGCCGATCAAATTCGTATCCTCAGATCTCAGGTCTTGGAAAAACTGAAGGAGTCCGGAGGAAACAGCATTCTGATTTCCAGCCCGAACGCTGGTGAAGGTAAGACGATTCTGGCAATAAATCTCGCATTTAGTATTGCCCAGGAAGTAAGCCGAACCACCCTTCTGGTGGACGCTGACCTGAGAAAGCCCTTTATACACCGTTACCTGGGATTCGAGGCTGAGCAGGGACTATCTCAGTACTTATTAGGAGAGGCGGAGCTGCCCGACTTATTGATTAATCCAGGCATAGAAAAACTTACCATACTCCCCGGAGGCAAACCGTTACCAAGCTCCACTGAGCTTCTCGGAGCCCCGCGAATGCAGTCGCTTGTTAAGGAGCTGAAAGGACGCTATAGCGACCGCTATATCATCTATGACACCACGTCGCTCTTGACCCGTGCCGACCCGATTGTATTTTCACATCATATTGATGGTATTATACTGATCGTCGAAGCTGAGAGAACTTCAAATAAGGACCTTCAGCGGACAATGGAACTCTTAAAAGACAGACCGATCGTGGGGACATTATTCAATAAGGCAAGGGACGTCGGGCTTTAG
- a CDS encoding AAA family ATPase — translation MYESFYGFKEKPFNLLPDPEYLYMSPGHENAYTHLEYAIKENKGFVVITGEIGSGKTTLINYLLKKIPQDIQVGIINNADVTPLQFIKMICQELELEVHGMDKAEMLDRFNRFLLEQFSKRNRVVLIIDEAQNLPSKTIEEIRMLSNLETEKNHLIQIILVGQPELRYKLQTRGLAQFAQRVTVHCHLDGLGQGDVKKYISHRLQVAGAKNLNIFDKGAIEAIYQYSHGVPRIINTLCDTALVYGYADDLKAIDKKIIENVFETREIGGIFFEDKETEQPSIPSPISDNGALKQLNSRLQSMEKRVLQLENVVAGMEQQFNLVLNSKEKKDDLAIELFKMLKQSMASRGKLTAKYVQLKLEMERNKGGAIEVKRKPKPSLFSRQKPKEVRKE, via the coding sequence ATGTACGAATCTTTTTACGGCTTCAAAGAAAAACCTTTTAACCTGCTGCCTGACCCGGAGTATCTTTACATGAGTCCGGGCCATGAGAATGCATACACCCATCTTGAGTATGCCATAAAGGAAAACAAAGGCTTCGTGGTCATCACCGGTGAAATCGGGTCAGGGAAAACCACCCTCATCAACTACCTCTTAAAAAAAATCCCTCAAGATATTCAGGTTGGAATCATAAATAACGCTGATGTGACTCCATTGCAGTTCATCAAGATGATCTGTCAGGAGCTTGAGCTCGAAGTACACGGTATGGATAAAGCAGAGATGCTCGATCGTTTCAATCGCTTTCTGCTTGAGCAGTTTTCCAAGAGAAATCGAGTTGTACTGATAATTGACGAGGCCCAGAACCTGCCCAGCAAAACGATCGAAGAAATACGGATGCTTTCCAATTTAGAAACAGAAAAAAATCACCTGATCCAAATTATACTCGTCGGGCAGCCCGAGTTGAGATACAAGCTTCAGACTCGGGGGCTGGCTCAGTTCGCCCAACGGGTTACTGTTCATTGTCATCTTGACGGCTTGGGTCAAGGCGATGTGAAGAAATATATCTCTCATCGTCTACAGGTTGCTGGGGCTAAGAACCTGAACATTTTCGATAAAGGAGCAATTGAAGCTATTTATCAATATTCCCATGGCGTTCCGCGCATCATCAATACTCTCTGTGATACGGCGTTGGTCTATGGTTATGCGGATGACCTTAAAGCCATTGATAAAAAAATCATTGAGAATGTTTTTGAGACAAGAGAAATCGGTGGAATCTTCTTTGAGGACAAGGAGACTGAACAGCCTTCGATCCCATCCCCTATTTCTGATAATGGTGCGCTAAAGCAATTGAACAGCCGACTTCAGTCCATGGAAAAAAGAGTGCTTCAGCTTGAAAATGTCGTCGCCGGTATGGAGCAGCAGTTTAATCTGGTGCTCAATAGCAAAGAAAAGAAAGATGATCTTGCTATTGAACTTTTTAAAATGCTTAAGCAGAGTATGGCCAGCCGAGGAAAGCTAACCGCGAAATATGTCCAATTAAAACTGGAGATGGAAAGGAATAAGGGGGGAGCTATTGAGGTTAAAAGAAAACCCAAGCCCTCGCTTTTTTCTCGCCAGAAACCCAAGGAGGTAAGAAAGGAATAA